From a single Acidimicrobiales bacterium genomic region:
- a CDS encoding sigma-70 family RNA polymerase sigma factor, translating to MEEPVADLLAAAAEGDSTAWDRIVERFAGLVWSVARGHGLAPADAADVSQTVWLRLVEHLGRIRDAERLPGWLSTTTRNESLRVLRNQQRQVPADDPLEDAGDDGPPVDANLLGQERDALVWAGFGRLPGPCQVLLRLLMADPPPSYQSIAETLGIPIGSIGPTRARCLERLRSTPEISRITAAARGSLG from the coding sequence ATGGAGGAGCCCGTGGCCGACCTGCTCGCCGCGGCCGCCGAGGGGGACTCGACGGCGTGGGACCGCATCGTCGAGCGCTTCGCCGGGCTCGTGTGGAGCGTGGCGAGGGGCCACGGCCTCGCGCCGGCGGACGCCGCCGACGTCAGCCAGACCGTCTGGCTGCGCCTCGTCGAGCACCTCGGCCGGATCCGGGACGCCGAGCGCCTGCCCGGCTGGCTGAGCACGACGACGAGGAACGAGTCGCTCCGGGTGTTGCGCAACCAGCAGCGCCAGGTGCCGGCCGACGACCCGCTGGAGGACGCCGGCGACGACGGGCCGCCGGTCGACGCCAACCTGCTCGGCCAGGAGCGGGACGCGCTGGTGTGGGCGGGGTTCGGACGGCTGCCCGGCCCGTGCCAGGTGCTCCTCCGGCTCCTGATGGCCGACCCGCCGCCGAGCTACCAGTCGATCGCCGAGACGCTCGGCATCCCGATCGGCAGCATCGGCCCCACGCGGGCCCGCTGCCTGGAGCGGCTGCGGTCGACACCCGAGATCTCGCGCATCACGGCGGCGGCCCGGGGGTCTTTGGGTTGA
- a CDS encoding adenylate/guanylate cyclase domain-containing protein, with the protein MRAVAFTDIVGSTSLLERLGDERWSSLLAEHDSVVTARVEAWGGRVVKSQGDGLLLTFPSSRAALSAAVGVQAALRPWSHPCVGVAVRIGVHAGPVLERDGDVLGLTVHLASRVTRLAHGGEVLASEAVRALVRRDAALPFGPARTVRVRGSSRFLSVAPLDWAAADAGDDDAEPVTLPSAWRTWRLAPVP; encoded by the coding sequence GTGCGCGCCGTCGCCTTCACCGACATCGTCGGGTCGACCTCGCTCCTCGAGCGCCTCGGCGACGAGCGGTGGTCGTCGCTGCTGGCCGAGCACGACTCGGTCGTGACCGCCAGGGTCGAGGCGTGGGGCGGCCGGGTCGTGAAGTCCCAGGGCGACGGCCTGCTGCTGACGTTCCCGTCGTCGAGGGCCGCGCTGTCCGCCGCCGTCGGCGTGCAGGCCGCGCTGCGGCCCTGGTCCCACCCCTGCGTCGGGGTGGCCGTGCGCATCGGCGTCCACGCCGGGCCGGTGCTGGAGCGGGACGGCGACGTGCTCGGCCTCACCGTCCACCTCGCGTCCCGGGTCACCCGCCTGGCCCACGGCGGCGAGGTCCTCGCCTCCGAGGCCGTCAGGGCCCTCGTCCGCCGGGACGCTGCCCTCCCGTTCGGGCCCGCCCGCACGGTGCGCGTCCGGGGGTCGAGCCGGTTCCTGTCGGTCGCCCCGCTCGACTGGGCCGCGGCCGACGCCGGCGACGACGACGCCGAGCCCGTCACGCTCCCGTCCGCCTGGCGGACCTGGCGCCTCGCGCCCGTCCCCTGA